From the genome of Danio rerio strain Tuebingen ecotype United States chromosome 2, GRCz12tu, whole genome shotgun sequence, one region includes:
- the ftr95 gene encoding tripartite motif-containing protein 16 yields MAESSLSLAHHFSCAVCLDLLKDPVSIPCGHSYCMSCITDCWNQEDQKRVYSCPQCRQTFSPRPALAKNTMLAEVLEKLQKSKLQAAGPAQSPAASGDVECDVCTGAKNRAVKSCLVCLNSYCHTHFQRHQEIHQGNRHKVTEATHKLQEMICPQHKKLLEIFCRTDHCCICYLCLLDQHKHHDTVSAAAERTELQSRLRETQSRFQQRLQERQKELEELREAVESHKRSAQAAVDHTERIFTQLICWIERSRSELTQMIRDGEKTAVSGAEERLERLEQEINDLRRRNAELEQLSHTEDHIHFLQSLQSLSVPPGSTDSSSFISSSQLAFDQLAESVSRLRDKLQQFCTEEMKTISSRVSSISRIPAPEPQTREQFLQYSQQFTLDPNTAYNRLVLSEGNTAVENKRSVQPYPDHPDRFDGWRQVLCRESVCGRSYWELEWSGEDVEISVSYKSISRKGLGNECVFGFNDQSWSLSCSAHSFIFYHNNIKTDLRKPSVSCSRIGVYVDHSAGTLSFYSVSDTTMSLIHTLHTTFTHTLYPGFRVYVCSRLKLCDLTV; encoded by the exons ATGGCAGAATCCAGTCTTTCTTTGGCTCATCATTTCAGCTGTGCGGTGTGTCTGGATCTCCTGAAGGATCCAGTCTCCATTCCCTGTGGACACAGTTACTGTATGAGCTGCATCACAGACTGCTGGAATCAGGAGGATCAGAAGAGAGTCTACAGCTGCCCTCAGTGCAGACAGACCTTCAGCCCCAGACCCGCTTTAGCTAAAAACACCATGCTGGCTGAAGTGCTGGAGAAACTGCAGAAGAGCAAACTACAAGCTGCTGGTCCTGCTCAGAGTCCCGCTGCATCTGGAGATGTGGAGTGTGACGTCTGTACTGGAGCCAAAAACAGAGCCGTCAAGTCCTGTCTGGTGTGTCTGAACTCTTACTGTCACACTCATTTCCAGCGCCATCAAGAAATTCACCAAGGAAATCGACACAAAGTGACTGAAGCCACTCATAAACTGCAGGAGATGATCTGTCCTCAACACAAGAAACTCCTGGAGATCTTCTGCCGCACTGATCACTGCTGTATTTGTTATCTGTGTTTGCTGGATCAACACAAACACCATGACACTGTTTCAGCTGCAGCAGAGAGGACTGAACTACAG AGTCGGCTGAGGGAAACCCAGAGCAGATTCCAGCAGAGACTCCAGGAGAGACAGAAGGAGCTGGAGGAGCTGAGAGAGGCTGTGGAGTCTCACAAG cGCTCTGCACAGGCCGCAGTGGACCACACCGAGAGGATCTTCACTCAGCTCATCTGCTGGATTGAGAGAAGCCGCTCGGAGCTCACGCAGATGATCAGAGATGGAGAAAAGACTGCAGTGAGTGGAGCTGAAGAACGACTGGAGCGACTGGAGCAGGAGATCAATGATCTGAGGAGGAGAAACGCTGAGCTGGAGCAGCTTTCACACACAGAAGATCACATCCATTTCCTCCAG agtttgcagtCTCTCTCTGTCCCTCCTGGATCTACAGACTCATCCAGCTTTATTAGCAGCTCGCAGCTCGCTTTTGATCAACTTGCTGAATCTGTGTCTCGTCTGAGAGACAAACTGCAGCAGTTCTGCACTGAGGAGATGAAGACCATATCTAGCAGAG TGAGCAGCATTAGCAGGATTCCCGCTCCTGAACCACAGACCCGTGAGCAGTTCCTCCAGT ATTCTCAACAGTTCACTTTGGATCCAAACACAGCGTATAACAGGCTGGTTCTGTCTGAAGGAAACACAGCGGTGGAAAATAAACGTTCAGtccagccgtatcctgatcatccagacagatttgatggttGGCGTCAGGTGTTGtgtagagagagtgtgtgtggacgctctTACTGGGAGCTGGAGTGGAGCGGTGAGGATGTGgaaatatcagtgtcatataagagcatcagcagGAAGGGTTTGggtaatgagtgtgtgtttggatttaatgatcagtcctggagtttgtccTGCTCTGCTCACAGTTTCATATTCtatcataataatataaagaCTGATCTCCGTAAACCCTCCGTCAGCTGCTCTAGAATAGGAGTgtatgtggatcacagtgcaggaactctgtccTTCTACAGCGTCTCTGACACAACAATGAGCCTCATACACACACTCcacaccacattcacacacacactctatcctGGATTCAGGGTTTATGTTTGTTCAAGACTGAAGCTCTGTGATCTGACAGTGTAG
- the ftr29 gene encoding tripartite motif-containing protein 16, whose translation MAESSVSLAHHEFSCSVCLDLLKDPVSIPCGHSYCMSCITDCWNQEDQKRVYSCPQCRQTFCPRPALAKNTMLAEVLEKLQKSKLQAAGPAQSPAASGDVECDVCTGAKNRAVKSCLVCLNSYCHTHFQRHQEIHQGNRHKVTEATHKLQEMICPQHEKLLEIFCRTDHCCICYLCLVDQHKHHDTVSAAAERTELQSRLRETQSRFQQRLQERQKELEELREAVESHKRSAQAAVDHTERIFTQLICWIERSRSELTQMIRDGEKTAVSGAEERLERLEQEINDLRRRNAELEQLSHTEDHIHFLQSLQSLSVPPGSTDSSSFISSSPLVFDDIAESVSRLRDKLQQFCTEEMKTISSRVSSISRIPAPEPQTREQFLQYSQQFTLDPNTAYNRLVLSEGNTAVENKRSVQPYPDHPDRFDGWRQVLCRESVCGRSYWELEWSGEDVEISVSYKSISRKGSGNECVFGFNDQSWSLSCSAHSFIFYHNNIKTDLRKPSVSCSRIGVYVDHSAGTLSFYSVSDTTMSLIHTLHTTFTHTLYPGFRVYVCSRLKLCDLTV comes from the exons ATGGCAGAATCCAGTGTGTCTTTGGCTCATCATGAGTTCAGCTGTTCGGTGTGTCTGGATCTCCTGAAGGATCCAGTCTCCATTCCCTGTGGACACAGTTACTGTATGAGCTGCATCACAGACTGCTGGAATCAGGAGGATCAGAAGAGAGTCTACAGCTGCCCTCAGTGCAGACAGACCTTCTGCCCCAGACCCGCTTTAGCTAAAAACACCATGCTGGCTGAAGTGCTGGAGAAACTGCAGAAGAGCAAACTACAAGCTGCTGGTCCTGCTCAGAGTCCCGCTGCATCTGGAGATGTGGAGTGTGACGTCTGTACTGGAGCCAAAAACAGAGCCGTCAAGTCCTGTCTGGTGTGTCTGAACTCTTACTGTCACACTCATTTCCAGCGACATCAAGAAATTCACCAAGGAAATCGACACAAAGTGACTGAAGCCACTCATAAACTGCAGGAGATGATCTGTCCTCAACATGAGAAACTCCTGGAGATCTTCTGCCGCACTGATCACTGCTGTATTTGTTATCTGTGTTTGGTTGATCAACACAAACACCATGACACTGTTTCAGCTGCAGCAGAGAGGACTGAACTACAG AGTCGGCTGAGGGAAACCCAGAGCAGATTCCAGCAGAGACTCCAGGAGAGACAGAAGGAGCTGGAGGAGCTGAGAGAGGCTGTGGAGTCTCACAAG cGCTCTGCACAGGCCGCAGTGGACCACACCGAGAGGATCTTCACTCAGCTCATCTGCTGGATTGAGAGAAGCCGCTCGGAGCTCACGCAGATGATCAGAGATGGAGAAAAGACTGCAGTGAGTGGAGCTGAAGAACGACTGGAGCGACTGGAGCAGGAGATCAATGATCTGAGGAGGAGAAACGCTGAGCTGGAGCAGCTTTCACACACAGAAGATCACATCCATTTCCTCCAG agtttgcagtCTCTCTCTGTCCCTCCTGGATCTACAGACTCATCCAGCTTTATTAGCAGCTCTCCTCTTGTTTTTGATGACATCGCTGAATCTGTGTCTCGTCTGAGAGACAAACTGCAGCAGTTCTGCACTGAGGAGATGAAGACCATATCTAGCAGAG TGAGCAGCATTAGCAGGATTCCCGCTCCTGAACCACAGACCCGTGAGCAGTTCCTCCAGT ATTCTCAACAGTTCACTTTGGATCCAAACACAGCGTATAACAGGCTGGTTCTGTCTGAAGGAAACACAGCGGTGGAAAATAAACGTTCAGtccagccgtatcctgatcatccagacagatttgatggttGGCGTCAGGTGTTGtgtagagagagtgtgtgtggacgctctTACTGGGAGCTGGAGTGGAGCGGTGAGGATGTGgaaatatcagtgtcatataagagcatcagcagGAAGGGTTCGggtaatgagtgtgtgtttggatttaatgatcagtcctggagtttgtccTGCTCTGCTCACAGTTTCATATTCtatcataataatataaagaCTGATCTCCGTAAACCCTCCGTCAGCTGCTCTAGAATAGGAGTgtatgtggatcacagtgcaggaactctgtccTTCTACAGCGTCTCTGACACAACAATGAGCCTCATACACACACTCcacaccacattcacacacacactctatcctGGATTCAGGGTTTATGTTTGTTCAAGACTGAAGCTCTGTGATCTGACAGTGTAG